A stretch of the Aegilops tauschii subsp. strangulata cultivar AL8/78 chromosome 4, Aet v6.0, whole genome shotgun sequence genome encodes the following:
- the LOC109735144 gene encoding uncharacterized protein → MVLGLPPEGHKQVAGPRTRPIYKETKRNTTSDVAQDEWRRKRHGSRGEASSVWRPESTKGYFRLGFVSVSPPFHTRWLLATQATRNPSRRRMPNPTPYASLLNDAPPADLDGADADLDLCPDGGLCLPDDPLDTVIGYMSMLDDGFLEGLGLGCSPPRGRVGDGQDYSGGALAGMKADADLGSLAEGRPLSLCDAGAPGGRKRSAFHMFDSKPEGLPPARARSLSCSTTTTSSSTASGARNLSPTSGGTEAPREPASKDYDLRWTLPRKPHHRRAVRRRAASWSLALPPQLMSAGAYDCNGDSNANDDKDKDYVLSHCKNGRGNGGPRPARRQQKKTDGKICTHCRVEGTPQWRTGPAGSGTLCNACGIRYKMGKLFPEYRPSTSPEFGSLEHSNRHRNVERIREKKMKVMVPEVPVSPDADDKVLLRVCKYER, encoded by the coding sequence ATGGTGCTCGGGCTCCCCCCTGAAGGCCATAAACAGGTGGCCGGCCCACGTACGAGGCCCATCTACAAGGAAACCAAACGGAACACAACTAGTGACGTGGCTCAAGATGAATGGCGGAGGAAGCGTCACGGCTCACGCGGCGAAGCTTCTAGCGTCTGGCGACCCGAGTCTACAAAGGGATATTTTCGGCTTGGTTTCGTTTCCGTTTCTCCTCCGTTTCATACTCGTTGGCTGTTAGCCACCCAGGCGACacggaaccctagccgccgccgtaTGCCGAACCCCACGCCGTACGCCTCCCTCCTCAATGACGCCCCTCCCGCCGACCTCGACGGCGCCGACGCCGACCTCGACCTCTGCCCGGACGGCGGCCTGTGCTTGCCGGACGACCCGCTCGACACGGTCATAGGCTACATGTCCATGCTCGACGACGGCTTCTTGGAGGGCCTCGGGCTGGGCTGCtcgccgccgcggggccgcgTCGGCGACGGCCAAGACTACTCCGGGGGCGCGCTGGCGGGCATGAAGGCCGACGCGGACCTCGGTTCGCTGGCGGAGGGGAGACCTCTGTCTCTCTGTGACGCCGGCGCCCCCGGCGGCCGGAAGAGGAGCGCGTTCCACATGTTCGACAGTAAGCCGGAGGGGTtgccgccggcgcgagcgcgctCGCTGTCGTGCAGCACGACGACAACTTCGTCGTCCACCGCGTCCGGGGCCCGCAACCTCTCGCCCACATCCGGCGGGACCGAGGCGCCGCGGGAGCCTGCCTCCAAGGATTATGACCTGCGTTGGACTTTGCCGAGGAAGCCGCACCACCGACGGGCCGTCCGCAGGCGCGCCGCCTCCTGGTCTTTGGCTCTCCCGCCCCAGCTCATGTCGGCTGGCGCCTATGACTGTAACGGTGACAGCAATGCCAACGACGACAAAGACAAAGACTACGTGCTCAGCCACTGCAAGAACGGCCGCGGCAATGGTGGTCCACGCCCGGCCAGGCGGCAGCAGAAGAAAACGGACGGCAAGATTTGCACCCACTGCCGCGTGGAGGGCACGCCGCAATGGCGGACCGGGCCGGCCGGGAGCGGCACGCTGTGCAACGCATGCGGCATCCGATACAAGATGGGTAAGCTATTCCCGGAGTACCGCCCGTCGACGAGCCCAGAGTTCGGCAGCCTCGAGCACTCTAACCGCCACAGGAACGTGGAAAGAATCAGGGAGAAGAAGATGAAGGTGATGGTTCCCGAGGTGCCGGTGAGTCCGGACGCGGATGACAAAGTACTCCTTCGAGTCTGTAAATATGAAAGGTAG